Genomic segment of Alteribacter lacisalsi:
AACCTTCTGTAATTCTGTGCTCATGGCGCACGATGCTGACAGGAACATTCAGATGCCCGGCAACCGCATAAGCCAGAGGGATTCCTTTCGTGGCCATCGTCATGACGGCATCGACCTGGGCGTTCCGGTAATGGGACGCAAAGATTCTGCCAATCGCCTGAACGAGAGACGGAGCTCCGATAATGTCCATCATATACAGGTAGCCTCCGGGAAGCAGCCGCCCCGGATCTTCCAGTTTTTCGCACAGGTCTCTAAGAATCTGCCCGCTGTAATCGCGGCTCGCAGAAGGAATATACACGACCCCTCCAGAGGCACCCGCTGCCGTCTCAAGGCTTCCGATGCCTCTCGACTCAAAGATTTCCTTAATGATGGACAGATCTTCACTGATGGATGATTTAGCTGATTCGTAACGTTC
This window contains:
- the purR gene encoding pur operon repressor, which encodes MKFRRSGRLVDMTHYLMEHPHQQVPLTYFSERYESAKSSISEDLSIIKEIFESRGIGSLETAAGASGGVVYIPSASRDYSGQILRDLCEKLEDPGRLLPGGYLYMMDIIGAPSLVQAIGRIFASHYRNAQVDAVMTMATKGIPLAYAVAGHLNVPVSIVRHEHRITEGSIVSINYVSGSKKRIQTMSLARRSLKPHSNVLIIDDFMKAGGTVRGMMDLVHEFQSTVAGIGVLTEATHAEEPLVQDYVSLTRLSQVDERGSRIKVEVGNIHD